One genomic segment of Brassica napus cultivar Da-Ae chromosome A3, Da-Ae, whole genome shotgun sequence includes these proteins:
- the LOC106439755 gene encoding ABC transporter G family member 5: MEKEGCEIEALDIDYNITERKINVNPFGIFTRKPVPEADQPVKLEDGTCKKVKHVLKGVTCRAKPWEILAIVGPSGAGKSSLLEILAGRLIPQTGSVIVNHRPVDRANFKKISGYVTQKDTLFPLLTVEETLLFSAKLRLKLPAEELRSRVKSLVRELGLEAVATARVGDDSLRGISGGERRRVSIGVEVIHDPKVLILDEPTSGLDSTSALQIIDMLKLMAETRGRTIVLTIHQPGFRIVKLFNSVLLLANGSTLNQGSVDQLGFYLRSNGLQPPLHENIVEFAIESIEAITKHQSLLQQSRRVVAHVPTPQGEGRSGKFTLQQLFQQSKVADVGTMKIGKEFTRDFANSRLGETMILTHRFSKNIFRTKELFACRTVQMLGSGIVLGLIFHNLKDDLKGARERVGLFAFILTFLLTSTIEALPIFLQEREILMKETSSGSYRVSSYAVANGLVYLPFLLILAILFSIPVYWLVGLNPSFMAFLHFLLLIWLILYTANSVVVCFSALVPNFIVGNSVISGVMGSFFLFSGYFISKNEIPGYWIFMHYISLFKYPFEGFLINEFSKSSKCLEYGFGKCLMTEEGLLKEERYGEENRWRNVVIMLCFVLLYRFVSYVILRCRCSQRSFKPTLV; this comes from the coding sequence ATGGAGAAGGAAGGATGTGAGATCGAAGCTCTAGATATTGATTACAACATCACTGAGCGGAAGATTAATGTTAATCCTTTCGGAATCTTTACAAGGAAGCCGGTTCCGGAGGCTGACCAACCGGTTAAGCTTGAGGATGGAACCTGCAAGAAAGTCAAGCATGTGCTAAAAGGAGTGACCTGCAGAGCCAAACCGTGGGAGATTCTCGCCATCGTTGGTCCAAGCGGCGCAGGGAAGTCTTCTCTGCTCGAAATTCTAGCTGGAAGACTCATCCCTCAAACCGGTTCGGTTATCGTTAATCACAGACCGGTCGACAGAGCCAATTTCAAGAAAATCTCCGGTTACGTCACGCAGAAGGacactctctttcctctcctcaCGGTGGAGGAAACGCTTTTGTTCAGCGCCAAGCTGCGTTTAAAGCTCCCCGCGGAGGAGCTCAGATCACGCGTTAAGTCGTTGGTGCGTGAGCTTGGTCTCGAAGCTGTAGCCACGGCTCGTGTGGGAGATGATAGCCTCAGAGGGATATCAGGTGGTGAGAGACGCCGCGTCTCTATAGGAGTTGAAGTGATTCACGACCCCAAGGTTCTGATCCTCGATGAGCCAACCTCTGGTCTCGACAGCACTTCTGCTCTTCAGATCATAGACATGCTCAAGCTCATGGCTGAGACAAGAGGCAGGACCATAGTTCTAACCATCCACCAGCCAGGTTTTCGTATAGTCAAACTGTTCAACTCCGTTCTTTTACTGGCTAACGGCTCGACGTTGAACCAAGGCTCGGTGGATCAGCTCGGGTTCTACTTAAGATCAAACGGTCTGCAGCCTCCTCTCCATGAGAATATAGTCGAATTCGCCATCGAGTCGATCGAAGCCATCACTAAGCACCAGAGTCTATTACAGCAAAGCAGAAGAGTAGTGGCTCATGTCCCAACACCACAGGGCGAGGGGAGAAGCGGCAAGTTCACGCTACAGCAACTGTTTCAACAATCAAAGGTCGCCGACGTAGGAACCATGAAGATAGGTAAAGAGTTCACTAGAGATTTCGCGAATTCGAGGCTTGGAGAGACTATGATACTCACTCATAGATTCTCCAAGAACATTTTCAGAACCAAGGAGCTCTTTGCGTGTAGAACGGTTCAGATGCTAGGCTCAGGGATTGTTCTTGGTCTCATTTTTCACAATCTTAAGGACGATTTAAAAGGTGCGAGAGAGAGAGTGGGACTCTTTGCTTTCATATTGACATTCCTGCTGACTTCAACGATAGAAGCACTCCCTATTTTTCtgcaagagagagagattctcATGAAGGAGACTTCAAGTGGAAGCTACAGAGTTTCTTCCTACGCCGTAGCGAACGGGCTTGTTTACTTGCCGTTTCTGCTCATTCTAGCGATTCTGTTTTCAATCCCAGTGTACTGGCTGGTGGGGCTGAACCCTAGCTTCATGGCTTTCTTGCACTTTTTGCTACTCATTTGGCTGATCCTCTACACAGCCAACTCAGTGGTTGTGTGCTTTAGTGCACTCGTTCCTAACTTCATCGTCGGGAACTCGGTGATTTCAGGCGTGATGGGctccttctttctcttctcgGGGTACTTCATATCGAAGAACGAGATCCCTGGTTACTGGATTTTCATGCACTACATCTCTCTGTTCAAGTACCCTTTCGAAGGGTTTTTGATAAACGAGTTCTCTAAGTCGAGCAAGTGTTTGGAGTATGGATTCGGAAAGTGTTTGATGACTGAGGAGGGTCTGCTGAAAGAAGAAAGGTATGGTGAGGAGAATAGGTGGAGAAATGTGGTGATCATGCTGTGTTTTGTCTTGCTCTACAGGTTTGTTTCCTATGTGATTCTGAGGTGTAGATGTTCACAAAGAAGTTTCAAACCTACTCTTGTCTGA